The Esox lucius isolate fEsoLuc1 chromosome 20, fEsoLuc1.pri, whole genome shotgun sequence region tagagagatatattacatagaaaaagcgCAATACAGAGAGTTTGGCCAAAGCTGTTTATGACAGATGTTGTTCGAGATTGCCACTGTTTCTTCCATAACTCTTGCTAACTGATAATCATTTATTTGGCATTGTactttctatttttattgtttttgaaaccAATGAAGATCTCAATTTAAAGATGACAATTTGCTGACATCACAAGCACTTAATCCTGTAATCAACCAGGTCTGTGTACTTGCTTTACTGTGTTGCTTGTTTGCAAGCGTCATTTCATGGGAAAGTGTCAGAGACGTTCAAGTATTCTAGAGATTAGATGTGCCATCATGGCAGCCATGGTAAAACGTGGCCAAACTCTCTGAAGACATAACTAGTACTGCTAGAGACCACTCAGAATCCTTGGGTTGCTCACTGGGTCTTCCTGGCGACTCCACTGGGCACTGGGCCATCCAGTTTGAGATGTGTTTGGCTGTAGCGTCTGATGAGGAACCCAGGAAGCAGGGCCGCACATGCCATAGCTAACAGCTGTAGAACCCTGGTCCAGGAGAACAACTCATCCAGAGAGGACAGCTCAGACAGCATGGAGCCCGTCTGGACACAGATAAAGTTATATGGCATCAGACCTAGAGGacaggagacacagacacatcagaCTTAGAGGACAAGAGACACCGACACATCAGACCCAGAGgacaagagacacagacacatcagaCCTAGATGacaggagacacagacacatcagaCCTAGAGgacaagagacacagacacatcagaCCTAGAGGacaggagacacagacacatgagACCTAGAGGacaggagacacagacacatcagacccagaggacaggagacacagacacatcagaCCTAGAGGacaggagacacagacacatcagaCCTAGAGGacaggagacacagacacatcagaCCCAGAGgacaagagacacagacacatcagaCCTAGAGgacaagagacacagacacatcagaCCTAGAGGacaggagacacagacacatcagaCCTAGAGgacaagagacacagacacatcagaCCTAGAGgacaagagacacagacacatgagACCTAGAGGacaggagacacagacacatgagACCTAGAGGacaggagacacagacacatcgGGCCCAGAGGacaggagacacagacacatcgGGCCTAGAGGacaggagacacagacacatcagaCCCAGAGgacaagagacacagacacatcagaCCCAGAGgacaagagacacagacacattgggcccagaggacaggagacacagacacatcagaCCTAGAGgacaagagacacagacacatcagaCCTAAAAGACATATTTACAAACCCTTACAATCGTTTAAGAAGAAATAAACATAATCAACAATCGAACATTTAATataagacattttgttttggatttgtttGAAATCTCAGAAATAACGCAGTGccttatgggattccacttTGCTAGAGGAAGCTGCATCATTGAAGCTTCACTCAAAGGGCCACTGGAGTGTCTAATTAGCCCCTATACCTTTGCTCATTTTTACTTCCCCAGCAAATAGTGGAGGCCATTGTGAAATGACAAATGCAGGGCCAAGTGTGGAGGACAGAAGGGGTTATTGGGATTTACAGAGAGAGTTGgtctctgaacacacacatgatTTATTAAGTAAAACATGTAGACATTGGAACTATCTTCTGGACCGTATCCACTCCCATCAAAGGTTCCAAATCTCTGGATGAGTGTTAGTGTTCCTCACCAATGAAGACCGAGAAGATGAAGGACGTGACAGGTATGTTGACGATGGGGGCAGACATGTTGAGGAACCAGTTAGGAGTCATGGGGAAAAaccggaggaagaggaggaagaaaaacagacaacTCTGGTTCTCCTCCACCTGAAATCAGacggggaggagagagacgCTGTCAGTGGTTCTGTCTAGATGGTCTGTTACTGTccacaaatgtgttgtgttggtgtATTGAGGCCATCCTGTCTGACATCCACTACAACCCTGGGATTGGATGGGTGGGGTCATTATTGGAACAGCAATTACACAGTTATACCACTGGGTAGTGACTATACCACTGGGTAGTGACTATACCACTGGGTAGTGACTATACCACTGGGTAGTGACTATACCACTGGGTAGTGACTATACCACTGGGTAGTGACACTATCTGCTTCAGAAGCCCACAAAAGACATATATAAGTGTTGTGGGTAGCTGGTAAGAAATGTCAAGGTTATGCATGTAGATCTCCTGTCATCTAGAGATCCAACCATCTAGAGATCCTGTCATGCAGAGATCCTGTCCTATATAGTATTATAGTACCCACCTTTCTCTGCAGCATGGACACCTTTCCAGGGAGGAGGTTTGTGATGTAGTGTTTGCCAAAGGCCTGGGATAGGAGAAAACACATGGTGGAACCCACAGTAGTCAGACCACAAGCCAGAACCAAACCCTGCCACGGGCCGAACAGAGCCCCAGCTAGAATATTCTGGAAAGGAAGAaaagatataaacaaacaaacatagcTGATCATATGATTACAAAGCACATCTGGTCAGCTGTTTTGAGAAAGAGGTTTTGTCTAAAGAAGGTTGTGTTCTCTGGAAAAGGAGGCGCTCTCTCTACCACATTAAAAGAAGGTTGTGCTCTCTGGAAAAGGAGGCGCTCTCTCTACCACATTCAAAGAAGGTTGTGCTCACTGGAAAAGGAGGCGCTCTCTATCACATTTAAACTCTGAGATATTTGGATCCTACTTGGAAAAGATAATTTGACTTATTGACTATTTGTGGATCTAAAAACATTCAGAATGTGTGTTTACCAGGAAGGAGGACCCAGGGATGGCAAAGGCCTGCTTGTAGAGGTAGGCACTGCAGAAGAGCAGCAGGATGTATCCAGTGTGCTCAGTCTTGTAAAAATGCAGCAGTTCTGACAGATTTCTCAGATCCTCCAGGTCTGAGGGGAACTTTAGTCTGCCGTGGGAATACAGAACCCAGCACTCAGAGACTGTTACATAATGAACTCCGGGGATGGAGGTTTGACAATTACAATAATGCCGACTCAAATGACAACAGATGAATGAAGATGAATTAACTGAAATAacgtaataataatgataaggTGCTTGAAAAGTTAGTACGGACAAAGTATGAAATTATTTACCCATCACGAGCCAGGGCCACGTACTAAACATATCCTACCTCTGCTCTTCGCCTGTAAAATCACTTTCCTTGTTTTGGTCGGTGTCTGACGTTTCTCCATTCTCCTTTCCTTTCTGCGGATATCGAGGTCCGGTCGGAAGGTATGAAGACAGAATGTAGAGATATAATGTAGCAGCACATATGACCACTGTTAAACCCACAATTGCGCGCATAATCGAAGAAAACTTAATCGTAGCTCCCTGTACAAAAGTCTAGGAAATAAGCATTTCTCTCCCGGAACTAAGTATCGGGTCATATCGACAGGGGACAACAAAAAGCGTTGAACCAAACAGGAAAAGGCGGAGCATGGACTGACAGGTGTGACGTTGCGTCCGTTTTTatgaacataaaatatacattccCAGTGATTTTAACACGATGTAACAGCTTCAGGGGATATTAAACCAATAGATGTACGTTTAGCATACTTCCAATTAGTGTACTGTATTCATGGAGACACGTAGGCGTTGTATTTAATGGAAAAGTAAAGGAAATACACAAACAGGGATAATACTTCGTGAAAGTCCATTAATAAACAAAGTATGTATTACTACTTTGGGCGTTAATCTCAcaccttaataaaaaaaaattaaaacgtAGGCTAATAAAAATGATTATTCTAAACCAAGTCCATAAACAGCTTCTGGAGCCCAC contains the following coding sequences:
- the tmem41aa gene encoding transmembrane protein 41A-A, whose amino-acid sequence is MRAIVGLTVVICAATLYLYILSSYLPTGPRYPQKGKENGETSDTDQNKESDFTGEEQRLKFPSDLEDLRNLSELLHFYKTEHTGYILLLFCSAYLYKQAFAIPGSSFLNILAGALFGPWQGLVLACGLTTVGSTMCFLLSQAFGKHYITNLLPGKVSMLQRKVEENQSCLFFFLLFLRFFPMTPNWFLNMSAPIVNIPVTSFIFSVFIGLMPYNFICVQTGSMLSELSSLDELFSWTRVLQLLAMACAALLPGFLIRRYSQTHLKLDGPVPSGVARKTQ